The genomic DNA TCACATGGAAATGGGCCGGAAGTTCATGGGGCCGGAGAAGCGCTTCTGATGGCGATGGCCGGCCGCAGTGACGCACTCCGACAACTCGATGGATCCGGTAAAAGCCTTTTTGCGCAACACATCTGACGCACACAACCCCACGCTCGGTACCTCAGCGCCCCGACTGTAGCGCGGCATCGATGGCGTCTGCGTCCAGGATGGTGTCGAGGATGAGTGCCGCGCTCCCGATCACCGACGATCGCTCACCGTGGGTGGCGGGAACCACCTGCAACGTGCGGGTGGCCAGCGCGGTGGCGTTGCCGTAGAGCGCCTCGCGCAGACCGGCCACCAACAGGTCGTAGGCGCCCATCATGTCGCCGCCGATCACCAGGACGGCAGGGTTGAGCACGTTGACCAACGGTGAAACCGCTTCGCCCACAAGGCGTCCGCTTTCTCTGATCAATCGCCGGGCTTCGGAGTCACCGCGATTGGCCAGGTCGATGACGTCGCGTAGATGCCCGACGTCGTGTCCCTGGTCGCGCAGCGCGCGCACCAACGCCCACCCGCTGGCCACGGTCTCCAAGCAGCCGGTGTCTCCGCATCGGCACGAGAGATTGTGCGCAGCAGGAACTTTGTTGTGCCCGTATTCCCCTGCGGCGCCCACTGCGCCGCGCTGCAGCATGCCGCCGGAGATGATGCCGGCGCCCAGGCCGGTGGAGAGCTTGAGCAACACCAGGTCGTCCACGCCGCGGTACTCACCGTGACGTTCGGCCAGCGCCATCACGTTGGCGTCGTTGTCCACCAGGACCGGCGCGGCGGTGAGGTCGCGGAAGTAAGGCCCCAGCGGAACTCCGTCCCACCCGTTCATCACCGGTGAGTCCAGGCTGCAGCCGCGTTCCTGGTCGACGGTGCCGGGCAGGCTGACCCCGACGCCGAGTACCGCGGACGGCAGCAGGCCGGCTTCGGTCACCAGTGCCTCGAGACGCTTGACCAACTGCGGCATCAACTGTTCGGGACCCACGCCCACGTGCTCGTCGATGTCGGTGACAGCCAGCATCCGGCCGGCGAGGTTGCACACGGCCAGATGGGTGCGGCTGCGGCCGATGGCGGCGGCCAGCACCGCGCCGGCGTCGGAGTTGAAGGCCAGCAGCGTCGGTGGCCGCCCACCGGTGGACAGGCCCTCCTGCCTTTCCACCACCAGTCCGCGGTCGGTGAGGTCGGCAACCCGGGCAGCCACCGCAGTGCGCGACAGGCCGGTGATCCGGCGGATGTCGGAACGGGTGGTGGCCACCGCGTCGCGGATCAGCGCGAAGATCTCGCCGGCGCTGGCCGGCGTCCCTGAGGACCCTGAAGCGGTGCGCGGCCGACGGATGATGCGCCTCCTACGAGGAATAAGTGCGTGAAAACTGGGTTGCAACCATCTAAACAAGCTGAACAAATGATCAGCAAGAGCTGTAATCATCCTCACTTTGTCCTTAAAAAGGCTAAAGTCGGTTGGGCTGATGCTAAAAGTCCCGATAGAGTCGGGACGTCCGGGCGCTCCGCAACGCGGCGAGTGCCAGCCGAGACCCCCCGGGGGTCTCTTGTCCAGAGTCGCCGCACCCGAAAGTTGACCGTGACCCTCACTGCTTCCCGCCCGTCGGTCTCTGCCGCCGTCGTCGCGCCGCCGCCACCTGTGCTCCGGCTCGCGGTCTTCGCGCTGGCCCTCGGCGGTTTCGGTATCGGAACCACCGAGTTCGTCGCCATGGGACTGCTGCCCGACATCGCGACCGGCATGAACATCTCCGAACCCGTCGCCGGCCACGTCATCTCCGCCTACGCGCTCGGCGTGGTGATCGGTGCTCCGGTGATCGCCGCGCTGACCACCCACCTGTCGCGTCGCGTGCTGCTGCTGAGCCTCATGGCGGTCTTCACGCTGGGCAACCTGGCCACCGTGCTCGCGCCCGACTACTACACGCTGATCGCGGCCCGGTTCGTCGCCGGCGTTCCCCACGGCGCCTACTTCGGAGTGGCGGCACTGGTCGCGGCCCGCATGATGGGACCGACCCGACGCGCCAAGGCCGTCGCGCAGGTGATGACCGGACTCACCATCGCCACCGTCGTCGGTGTGCCCATCGCGTCCTGGCTGGGCCAGGGCCTCGGCTGGCGCAGTGCCTTCGCGCTCGTGGTCGTGATCGGCATGCTCACCCTGGCCGCCATCTGGGCCTGGCTGCCGGAGCTCGGCAACAGCCACATCAGCAGCCCGCTGACCGAACTGAGTGCGCTCAAGCGGCCCCAGGTGCTGCTGGCGCTGGCCATCGGGATGGTCGGCTTCGGAGGCATGTTCGCCGTCTACACCTACGTGGCCACCACGATGACCGATGTCGCCGGTATGTCACGCGGCCTGGTGCCGCTGGCGCTCATGGTGTTCGGCGCGGGCATGGTGGTCGGCAACATCGTCGGCGGCCGCCTGGCCGATGCCTCGGTGATCCGCAGCCTCTATCTGACCATCACGTCGCTGGGGGTGATGCTGGCCCTCTTCGTGCTGGCCGCCCACAACCCGTGGACCGCGCTGCTGCTGCTGTTCGGTATCGCGGCCAGCGGATCGGCCATGGCACCGGCTCTGCAGACCCGGTTGATGGATGTCGCCGCCGACGCCCAGACGCTCGCCGCCGCGCTCAACCACTCCGCCCTCAACGTCGCCAACGCTGCCGGGGCCTGGATCGGCGGCCTGGTGATCGCGGCGGGCTTCGGATACACCGCACCTGCCGCGGCCGGGGCCGTGCTGGCCGCCGGTGCCCTGGTGGTGCTCACCGCTGCGGTGCTGTTGCAACGCAAGAAGGGGGGTGCGGCGTGAACCAGCACGGCACGCACATCGAACGTACCCGGGTGGAACTGTTCCTGCCCGGCGGCAGAAAATTCACCCTGACCCTGCGGGGGAAGGGATTCCAACTCCTGAAGGTCGCCCCCGCGAGGTAAACCCATGTCTGTCACCGAGAACGTCGTCTATCGGACGCTGCCCGACGCCGGGTCCATCACCTACCGGTCGATACCGGGTGGATGTAGTGGAGTCGCGGACTCCCTGGCGCAGGCCCGGGTGCGCTACCGCGGCGAGCTGACCGCACTGCTCGACGTCGACCGGCACGAGTTGCCTCCGGTGGTCGAGCATGTCGAAGCCAAGGTGGCCGGCATGTGGGTGCGCAGCAGAGTCGGTGCGGTGCACCGCGACCGGCTCACCGACCGGATGTTCCTACAGCGACTCCTGGGCCCCGGAGAGCTCCAGGACCAGATCCGCACGTATGTCACCGACGTCGACGCGGTGGTGGTGCTGGCCGAACCCGAGGACCCGGTGGCCACCGTGCTCGATCAGATGGACCGCGATGACGCGGTGGTGGTCACCTTCCCCGACGACCGGGCCGGCCTGAGCTGGACGGCCATTCATGGTCCGAGCGCCAGTGGTGCCGAGGAACTTCCGGTCGCGCGCGTCGCCCCGGGTCTACGGGACTGCCCCATCGAAGCTTTTGTGCACACCTGCGCCGGTGGTACCCAGGCGGTACGCCTGGGCCCATGGGACCTGGCCCGCGCCTCCTAGCGGGTGCGTGCCGCGTTGCTGCGGCCACCGTGCTGGCTGCGTCCGCCGCCGGACTGACCGCGACCGCTGCGCGCACCGGGCTGGCCGCTGCGTGCATTGGACTGGCCATTGCGGTTTCGGCCACCCTGCCCACCACGACGAGATCCGCCGGCGCGGTTGTGCGCCTGAGGCTGCGGCTGCTCGACCCTGGGAGTCGGGGCCTGGTAGGGGGCCACTTCACCGACGAGAGCCTGCACCGACGCCGAGTCCGGCGCCACGTCTTCGGGTTTGACGGTGATACCGGCCTTGCGCAGCAGGGCCTGGGTGTCGCGGCGCTGCTCGGGCAGCACCAGCGTGACGACATCACCGGCGCTGCCGGCCCGTGCCGTGCGGCCCGAGCGGTGCAGGTATGCCTTGTGTTCCATCGGCGGGTCGACGTGCACCACCAGCTCCACGTCGTCGACGTGCACACCGCGGGCGGCGATGTCGGTGGCCACCAACACCCGGGCCGCGCCCGAGCTGAATGCGGCGAGGTTGCGGTCGCGGGCCGGCTGAGAAAGGTTGCCGTGCAGGTCAACCGAGGGCACACCGGCGTCGGTGAGCTGCTTGGCCAGCTTGCGGGCCTGATGCTTGGTGCGCATGAACAGGATTCGGCGGCCGGTGCCCGACGCCAGCTGGTGCACCAGACGTTTCTTGGCGTCCACCCCGGCCACGTGGAAGACGTGGTGGGTCATGGCGGCCACCGGCGAGTTGGCCTCGTCGATGGAGTGCATCACCGGCTGATCGAGGAAACGGTTGACGAGCTTGTCGACACCGTTGTCGAGGGTCGCCGAGAACAGCAGCCGCTGCCCGCCGGACGGGGTGGCGGCCAGGATGCGGGTGACGCCGGGCAGGAAGCCGAGATCAGCCATGTGGTCGGCCTCGTCGATCACCGTGACCTCGACCGCATCCAAGCTGATTTCACGCTGGCGCATCAGGTCTTCCAGGCGGCCGGGGCAGGCCACCACGATGTCCACACCGCCGCGCAGGGCGCTGACCTGACGGCTCTGCGACACCCCGCCGAAGATGGTGGTGACGGTCAGTCCGTTGGCCTTGGCCAGCGGCTCGAGGGCCGCGGTGATCTGGGTGGCCAGCTCGCGGGTGGGCGCCAACACCAGGCCGGACGGGCGGGCCGCCCGGGTGCGGGTGTCGGCGAGGCGGCTGACCAGCGGCAGCGAGAACGCCAAAGTCTTTCCGCTGCCGGTCTTTCCGCGCCCGAGCACGTCGCGCCCGGCGAGCGTGTCCGGCAGCGTCTTGGACTGGATCGGGAAGGGCTGGGCGATTCCGCGGTCAGCGAGAACGCGGACCAGCGCCGGGGACACACCGAGGTCGGCGAAGGTCATGGAGGAGTGCACAGGGGAAGTCAAAGTATGCCTTTCGGGGCATCGGTGGCGACAATGCCGGTGGGCAAGGTCGTTCGCCGCGAAAGGAGCCGGTTCAATTGCGCGAATCCACCTCAGGCGGTGGCGAGAAGGTCTCGGCGCGCTCGTTCAGCGACGTACTGGTGTGCGCGTGAGCGCTGCCAGCGTTGAGCTCAGCCTACCGCACCAGGCGGTGGCAGCTGGAATCCCGACGAGCCGGTGTGACCAATCCGGCAGTATTTGTCCTCGTTGTCCCACAGATCGACGGTCTGGACACACCAGAACGCGGCAAATCCCGTCACCAGGATGGCCTCGACGATCAACACCACCCCACCGGGCTGCAGCAGCGCCGCGGCCACCAGGGCGATCGTCATGACCCCGACGATCACGACATAGGCCTGGGTGATCTTCCGCGGTCCAGCACCCGGGCGCTTCGGCCGGCGCGCGGAGTACCACGCGTAGTGCGCCACCACGGCGATGATCGCGGCGAACATCGCGATGGCAGCCACGTCATGGGCCCACTCGACGAACACCCCAGGCCACCGCCACAGCACCCCAAGACCGGCGAGCACCAGCACGGCCTGCACCGCGTGTGCCAGCCACACCCAGCCCTGCGCGGGGTGCGGGGCCGGCCACCGTGGTTGCGGGGCGGGATCGATGGCCCGCACGGCGGCGTAGAACGCGATACCCACTGCGGTGGCGGCCGCCAAGGCGGTGAGATTGTTCGGGACGGCTGCGGTCGCGTTCCCCAGTTCGGGCAGCCACAGCCCGCACGACGCAGGCGTTCCGGCGCACGGCGGGCGGGCGGTCGGCACCAGCGCGACGATGAATGCCAGAAAGCCCGCCGAGTTCGACAGGACATCTTCGGTGGCTGTGCTGCCCTTGTAGGCGATCAGGCCGAGGCCCACCGCGCAGAGCGCACCGGTGAGCGCCGCGTGCGAGGTGGTGTAGAAGTAGGCGCTGATCGACGGCTGCCACCGGCCGGTGGTCGCGGTGGTGATGGCCACCGAGACGGCCAGAAACACCACCGCGCCGACCAATCCGATCCGCAGGTATCGGTAAGTCCACACTTCGTCGCCGGGACCCCGGCGCCACGGCGTCATCGCGTCAGCAGCAGCGCGCACCGGGATGTGCGTCGGCGGCGGCGTGGCGCACCCGCCAGTACTCCCGTTCGTCGATCACCGGCTCGCCTGGATGTGCGCGGGCGCGGTGTGCCACATAGCGGTGATAGTGGTTGTCGCCCATCAGCGATGAGCAGAACCACCTCACCGTGGCGCAGAACCGACCGAGCTCGCTTGCGAATCGACGTGTGCGTCCCATTGTTTCTGCACCTCCTTCTCGGCGTGCGTCGCGATCATGCCGGACGGCGCAAAGATCCGGGACGGCACCGGATCGTCCTCGCTCAGTGGTAGCCCCCGGCCCCTGATGGCCTGCAGCGCGGCCACCACTCCCGCGACGAACACGATGACAACCAGGACCGCGAAGATGATCGACAAGCTGCCCTGGATGAAGGTGTTGCGGATGACGGCATCCAGCTGCCCCGCGTCCTTGGCCGCCCCGAAGGCGGTCTCGCCGGCGTCGCGTGCGTTGCGGTACTGGAAATGTTGGGTCCAGTAGCCGACTTTCGGGTCACCCGAGAAGATCTTCTGCCACGACGCGGTGAGCGTCACCACCAGATCCCACAACAGCGGAACCCCCGGGATCCAGGCCCACTTCAGCAAGCCTTTCTTGATCACCACCACGGTCACCAGCGTCAACGCAATCGCGGCGAGCAGCTGATTGGCGATACCGAACAGCGGAAAGAGGGTGTTGATACCGCCCAGCGGGTCGGTGACCCCCATCAACAGGATCGATCCCCACGCGGCGACCACGACGACGCTGCAGATCCAGGCACCGACCCGCCAGCTGGGGTTGCGCAGCTTCTTCATCGGGCCACCGAGATTGCCCAGACCGTCGGACAGCATGAAGCGGGCAACGCGGGTGCCGGCGTCGACGGTGGTCAGGATGAAGAGCGCCTCGAACATGATCGCGAAGTGGTACCAGAACGCCTTGAGTGCGGTGCCGCCGAAGACCTGATGCAGCACCTCCGACATGCCGAATGCCAGAGTTGGTGCGCCGCCGGTACGCGAGATGATCGAGCTCTCACCAACACTCGCTGCAGCCTCGTCGATCTCCCCGGGTGTGATCGGTGCACCGGACAAGCCGAGACCGTTGACATACTCGGCGGCGGTCTCCGCGGTGGTGCCGGTGGCCGCGGACGGTGCGTTCATCACGAAGTACAGATGCTGGTTCAGGATGCAGGCGGTGATCAACGCCATGATCGCCACGAACGATTCGGTGAGCATGCCCCCGTAACCGATCAGCCGCATCTGGCTTTCCTTCTCCAGCAGCTTCGGTGTGGTGCCTGAGGAGATCAGCGAATGAAAGCCTGACAGCGCTCCGCACGCAATGGTGATGAACAAGAACGGAAACAGTGATCCGGCAAAGACCGGACCGGTCCCGCTGGCTGCGAAGCTCGAGATGGCGGGCGCCTCCATCACGGGCCTGGCCAGCACGATCCCGATGGCCAGCAAGATGATGGTGCCGACCTTCATGAACGTCGAGAGGTAGTCGCGGGGTGCCAGCAGCAGCCAGACCGGCAGCACCGAAGCTGCCAACCCGTAGATGATGATGCACCACGACAGGGCCACCTTGGAGAGCGTGAACCATTCGTTGCCCCAATCGGTTTCGGCGACCCAGCCGCCGGACGCCACGGCCAGCAGCAGCAGGACCACGCCGATCAGGGACACCTCCGACACCCGCCCGGGCCGGAGGAACCGGAGGTAGAGCCCCATGAAGATGGCGATCGGGATGGTCATCGCGATCGAGAAGACGCCCCAGGGGCTCTCGCTGAGGGCGTTGACCACCACCAGCGCCAGCACCGCCAGCAGGATCACCATGATGACCAGCACACCGACGATTGCCGCGACGCCACCGACCACACCGAGTTCGTCGCGGGCCATCTGGCCCAGGGACCGGCCCCGGCGGCGCGTCGAGATGGCGAGCACCAGGTAGTCCTGGACGCAGCCGGCCACCAGCGCACCGATGATGATCCAGATGGTGCCTGGGAGATAACCCATTTGGGTGGCGAGCACGGGGCCCACCAGCGGGCCGGCGCCGGCGATCGCCGCGAAATGATGACCGAACAGCACGCGGCGATCGGTAGGCATGTAGTCGGTGCCGTTTTCGAACACCTCGGCCGGGGTGGCCTGCTCGTCGCGGGGCCGCACGATCTTCATCTCGATAAGCCGTGCGTAGAAACGGAATCCGATGACGTAGGTGCAGATCGCGGCGATCACGAACCAGACGGCGTTGACGGTCTCACCGCGGAAGAACGCAATGACCGCCCACGCCACCGCACCCACCACGGCAACGATCGCAAAGATCGCCCTGTGTTTGCCAGTGATCGGGGACCGGTCGATGATCGCGACCGGTGGTGCATTCTTGTCGGTGCGTAGGTAGGTGATGTTCCCGTCGTGCTGCTCTTCGGTGATGACGCCCTGCGACGGCGCAGAAGATGAAGCCATGAGGGGAGTCTTGCACCGGCGCCACGGGTATTGGGCGAAACGGGCGGGTTGATATTCACTCGTTGCGGAGGTACAGCGCACGCACGGTGTCGAGGGTGTCGGCCTCCGCGGGAGACTTGTCGTCTCGGTAGCGGACAACACGCGCGAAGCGCAGCGCCATGCCGCCGGGGTAGCGGGTCGAGGTCTGCACGCCGTCGAGCGCGATCTCCACCACCTGCTCGGGGCGCACCGTCACCACGTAGCCGTCGGTGGGCCCCACCGCCAACTCCAGGAAACGTGTGGTCTGCCAGTCCAACATGGCGTCGGTCATTCCCTTGAAGGTCTTGCCGAGCATGACGAACCCGCCGTCGGGGTCGCGGGCGCCCAGGTGGATGTTGCTGAGCTTGCCGGTGCGCCGACCCGAACCCCACTCGACAGCCAGCACCACCAGATCCAGTGTGTGCACCGGCTTGACCTTCAGCCACCCGGCGCCACGCCGGCCCGCCTCATACGAGGCGGTGGGGGACTTGGCCATCACCCCTTCGTGGCCGGCGGCCAGTGTGAGCTCAAGGAACTCTTGGGCTGCGTGCGCATCGGAGGTTTGGAGCCGGTCCACCCGGTGTTGCGCCGGAACCAGGGCGGTCAGCGCCTCGGCTCGTGCGGCGGCGGGCTGATCCAGCAGGTCCTGTCCGTCGAGGTGCAGCAGGTCGAAGAAGAACACCGACAGTGGTTGATCGGCCCGCTCGGCCCGACCGAATCTCGATGCGGTGACCTGGAATCGGTGCGGCCGGCCGTCCGGGCGTAGGGCGATGGCCTCACCATCGGCGATCAGCGACTCGGCGGGTAACGCCAACGTGGCCTCGACCACCTCCGGCAGGCGCGCGGTGACATCGTCCAGACTGCGGGTGTAGACCGTGACATCGGAGCCGTTGCGATGGATCTGTACCCGGGCACCGTCCAGCTTGGCCTCGAAAACGGCTGTGCCGCCCAGCTTGTCGAGCGCCTCGGAGACGCCGGTGGCGGTCTGGGCGAGCATGGGGCCCACCGGCCGCCCCACCTGGAGGGTGAACCCGGCCAGTGCGTCGGGACCACCGGACAGCGCCGCCGCCGCGACGGCGGGCAGGGCGCCGCCCAGCATCGCGGCCCGACGCACCACCGCGGTGGGCAGATCGGCGGCCTTGGCCACGGCGTCGGCCATGACACCCACCAGTGCACCCTGGCGCAGCTCGCCACCGAGAAGGCGGCGCAGGAACGTCTGCTCGACGTCCGTCGCCTGGCCGAACAACTGCCCCAGCGCGGCAGAGCGCCGCGCCGCCGAACCCTTGCCCGACATCGCGCCGATGTCGGTGAACACCGCGTCCACCTCGGACACCGTGAGAGTGGCGAGCTGGGCCGGTGGTGGCAGCGCGCGCAGGGCCGCCCAGCCCACACCGATTTGGCGCTGGGGGAGTTCGCCGGACAACCACGACACCACCACAGCCACCTCGCCCGGGGAACACCGGCGCAGCACCTCGGCGATGCGACTGGTTTTGGCCAGCCGGGCCGACAGAGCACCCACCTCGGCGGAGGCGGCGGCGACATCGGCGATCAGCATGCTGTCCACCCTGGCATGTGGGTCCGACAGGTCGTCACCGCACCGAGAACGACACCTCGTGCCAACCCGTCGCGCCGTCGGGGATCACCCCGGCCTGCTCCTCGGTCTGGGTCTCCCCGGTGTTGTCGGTCGCCCGGACGGTGATGGTGTACTGCCCAACAGCGCCGGCCTGCCACGGAAAGCTCCACAGCCGCCAGGTGTCGCCGGAGTAGCTGGCGCCCAACTCCGCGGGCTGCCAGATACCGGGGCCGGCCGGTCCGTCGATGCGTACCTCCACAGCGCGCACCCCCCGGTTCTGCGCCCACGCCACCCCGCCGAACGTGACCGGCCCGGGTGGCACCTCCTGGCCGCTGCGCGGGACGTCGATGCGGGATTCGGTCTTGATCGGCCCGCGCGGGGCCCAGCCCAACCGGGTCCAGTAGGCCTCGGCCTTGTCGAACCGGGTCAGTTCCAGGTCCACCACCCATTTGGTGGCCGAGACGTACCCGTAGAGGCCCGGCACCACCAGCCGGGCCGGGTAGCCGTGCCGCGCCGGCAGCGGCTCGCCGTTCATGGTGATGGCCAGCAGGGCGTCGCGGGTGTCGGTCAGCGCCTCCACCGGTGTCCCCGCCGTGAACCCGTCCGACGACGTGGACAGCACCATGTCGGCGTCCGGGTCGATCCCGGCCTCGGCGAGCAGATCGCGCACCCGGTACCCGGTCCAAACCGCGTTGGAGATCAGGTCACCGCCAACGGGATTGGACACGCACGCCAGTGTGACGGCCTTCTCCACCACGTCGAACCGGGACAGGTCGTCGAAGGTGAAGGTGACCTCCCGGTCCACCATGCCGTGGATGCGCAGCGTCCACTCCTCGCGCGCCAGTTGCGGCACGCTCAGCGCGGTGTCGATGCGGTAGAAGTCGTCGTTGGCCGTGACGAAGCTGGGCAGTTCGACGCCGGCGGGCTGTACCTCCGGCGGGATCGGCGGCGCCGGCGTGCGGGGTTGCGGCGCCGCGAACGTCGCCCGGTCCTGGTCCACCGAATGGACACGGCGGGTCAACACGGCGCCCAGCACCCCGGACAGCACCCCGGCGCCCAGGAAACCGATGGTGGCCAGGGACAACCGCCGCCCCGGGTCGACGGTGGGCGCATCGCCGGGCCTGCGTTCACCGTTGGTGATCCGGCCGGAGGTGAGCAGGCGCAGCACGGCGATGCCGCACACGGTCCCGAGCACGGTGGGCAGAATGTCGAACGGACCCGCATCGGGGCGGGAGAACACCGCGACGCAGCCCGCCAGTCCCGCCAGCCCGATGGCGATGCTGCCGACCGGGCGTCTGGGTGTCTCGAACACCGCGGTGATAGCCGCGATGATGGCGATGACGGCCAGCACCGCGGCGGACAGGAACAGCTTGTCCGAGGTGCCGAAGGTCTGGATCGCCCATTCCTTGACCGGGCCGGGAGTCAGGTCGATGACCGCGGAGCCGACGGCGTTGCGGGCGTCGGCAGACGATCCCAAGGGGATCGCGGCCAGTGCAGCGACGCCGAGTGCCACGGCAGCCGCCGCGATTCCACCCAGCATCCGCGATCCGGGCGCGGGAGCAGCCATGGCAGCCAAGTTACCCGCGGCCATGGCGGGCGGGCGGTAGGCCGCGGTGAAGAATCGGTGACGGTGCCCGCGGCGACCTGGCAGGCCTTTCCCAACGTGACACCAGCGGCTAGTTTCGTAACTCAGGCAGTCGTGGGAAGGATGGTCATGGAGATCGGTGGCAAGAAGGCGATCGTCGTCGGGGGAGCGTCGGGCATGGGCCGGGCATCGGCGGAGCTGCTCGCGGCCCGAGGGGCTTCCGTCGCGATCCTGGACCGGGAGGGCTCCGAGGGCAAAGACGTCGCCGAAGCCTTCGGTGGCACGTTCCACCCCGTCGACGTCACCGATTTCGATAGCACCGAGGCGACGCTGGCCGCCGCCGTCGAGCAACTAGGCGGGTTGCACGTCATCGTCACCACCGCCGGCGGCGGCATCGCCGAGCGCACCGTGGGCAAGAACGGGGTGCACAGCCTCGCCTCGTTCCGCAGCATCATCGACCTGAACCTCGTCGCCACGTTCAACATCAGCCGGTTGGCAGCTGCCCACATGGCCGACAACGAACCCGAGGACGAGGAGCGGGGCGTCATCATCAACACCGCCTCGATCGCCGCCTTCGAAGGTCAGATCGGGCAGGTGGCCTACACCGCGGCCAAAGCCGGCATCGCCGGGATGTGTCTGACGATGGCGCGCGATCTGGGCTCGATCGGCGTTCGGGTGCTGGCGATCGCGCCCAGCCTGTTCGCCACCGGTCTCACCAAGGGCATCCCCGATGAGTTCGCCGCCGCTCTGACCAAGGATGCGGCGTTCCCCAAACGGTTGGGCCGGCCGCAGGAGTACGCCAAGCTGGTCGCCGCCATCGTCGACAACCCGATGCTCAACGGACAGTGCCTGCGGCTGGACGCCGGGCAGCGCTTCGCACCCAGGTAGGAAGTCAACGGGGCCGATACGCTGGCGTCCGGGGTAGGGGACACCAGTGAGGAGTTTTGCGATGACGACGGTTGCCGATCATGTCATCTCCGTGTTGCAGCGCAGCGGGGTGCAACGGGTCTACGGCCTGCCCGGCGACAGTCTCAACGGTCTGACCGACGCGATCCGCCGCGCACCCGACTTCACCTGGGAACACGTTCGCCACGAAGAGGCCGCCGCCTTCGCCGCCGCGGCCGACGCTGCGTTGAGCGGGCAGCTGGCCGTGTGTGCGGGCAGTTGCGGCCCGGGAAACCTCCACCTGATCAACGGGCTGTACGACGCGCAGCGCAGCCGGGTCCCGGTACTGGCCCTGGCCGCCCACATTCCGCGCACCGAGATCGGCTCGGAGTACTTCCAGGAGACGCACCCGCAGGAACTGTTCAAAGACTGCAGCGTGTACTGCGAACTGGTGAGCACGCCGGAGATGCTGCCGCGCATCCTGGCCATGGCGATGCGCGCTG from Mycolicibacterium tokaiense includes the following:
- a CDS encoding ROK family transcriptional regulator, with the protein product MRRPRTASGSSGTPASAGEIFALIRDAVATTRSDIRRITGLSRTAVAARVADLTDRGLVVERQEGLSTGGRPPTLLAFNSDAGAVLAAAIGRSRTHLAVCNLAGRMLAVTDIDEHVGVGPEQLMPQLVKRLEALVTEAGLLPSAVLGVGVSLPGTVDQERGCSLDSPVMNGWDGVPLGPYFRDLTAAPVLVDNDANVMALAERHGEYRGVDDLVLLKLSTGLGAGIISGGMLQRGAVGAAGEYGHNKVPAAHNLSCRCGDTGCLETVASGWALVRALRDQGHDVGHLRDVIDLANRGDSEARRLIRESGRLVGEAVSPLVNVLNPAVLVIGGDMMGAYDLLVAGLREALYGNATALATRTLQVVPATHGERSSVIGSAALILDTILDADAIDAALQSGR
- a CDS encoding MFS transporter; protein product: MTLTASRPSVSAAVVAPPPPVLRLAVFALALGGFGIGTTEFVAMGLLPDIATGMNISEPVAGHVISAYALGVVIGAPVIAALTTHLSRRVLLLSLMAVFTLGNLATVLAPDYYTLIAARFVAGVPHGAYFGVAALVAARMMGPTRRAKAVAQVMTGLTIATVVGVPIASWLGQGLGWRSAFALVVVIGMLTLAAIWAWLPELGNSHISSPLTELSALKRPQVLLALAIGMVGFGGMFAVYTYVATTMTDVAGMSRGLVPLALMVFGAGMVVGNIVGGRLADASVIRSLYLTITSLGVMLALFVLAAHNPWTALLLLFGIAASGSAMAPALQTRLMDVAADAQTLAAALNHSALNVANAAGAWIGGLVIAAGFGYTAPAAAGAVLAAGALVVLTAAVLLQRKKGGAA
- a CDS encoding DEAD/DEAH box helicase — its product is MTFADLGVSPALVRVLADRGIAQPFPIQSKTLPDTLAGRDVLGRGKTGSGKTLAFSLPLVSRLADTRTRAARPSGLVLAPTRELATQITAALEPLAKANGLTVTTIFGGVSQSRQVSALRGGVDIVVACPGRLEDLMRQREISLDAVEVTVIDEADHMADLGFLPGVTRILAATPSGGQRLLFSATLDNGVDKLVNRFLDQPVMHSIDEANSPVAAMTHHVFHVAGVDAKKRLVHQLASGTGRRILFMRTKHQARKLAKQLTDAGVPSVDLHGNLSQPARDRNLAAFSSGAARVLVATDIAARGVHVDDVELVVHVDPPMEHKAYLHRSGRTARAGSAGDVVTLVLPEQRRDTQALLRKAGITVKPEDVAPDSASVQALVGEVAPYQAPTPRVEQPQPQAHNRAGGSRRGGQGGRNRNGQSNARSGQPGARSGRGQSGGGRSQHGGRSNAARTR
- a CDS encoding diphosphate--fructose-6-phosphate 1-phosphotransferase, with product MRAAADAMTPWRRGPGDEVWTYRYLRIGLVGAVVFLAVSVAITTATTGRWQPSISAYFYTTSHAALTGALCAVGLGLIAYKGSTATEDVLSNSAGFLAFIVALVPTARPPCAGTPASCGLWLPELGNATAAVPNNLTALAAATAVGIAFYAAVRAIDPAPQPRWPAPHPAQGWVWLAHAVQAVLVLAGLGVLWRWPGVFVEWAHDVAAIAMFAAIIAVVAHYAWYSARRPKRPGAGPRKITQAYVVIVGVMTIALVAAALLQPGGVVLIVEAILVTGFAAFWCVQTVDLWDNEDKYCRIGHTGSSGFQLPPPGAVG
- a CDS encoding YbdD/YjiX family protein, with the protein product MGDNHYHRYVAHRARAHPGEPVIDEREYWRVRHAAADAHPGARCC
- a CDS encoding carbon starvation CstA family protein; protein product: MASSSAPSQGVITEEQHDGNITYLRTDKNAPPVAIIDRSPITGKHRAIFAIVAVVGAVAWAVIAFFRGETVNAVWFVIAAICTYVIGFRFYARLIEMKIVRPRDEQATPAEVFENGTDYMPTDRRVLFGHHFAAIAGAGPLVGPVLATQMGYLPGTIWIIIGALVAGCVQDYLVLAISTRRRGRSLGQMARDELGVVGGVAAIVGVLVIMVILLAVLALVVVNALSESPWGVFSIAMTIPIAIFMGLYLRFLRPGRVSEVSLIGVVLLLLAVASGGWVAETDWGNEWFTLSKVALSWCIIIYGLAASVLPVWLLLAPRDYLSTFMKVGTIILLAIGIVLARPVMEAPAISSFAASGTGPVFAGSLFPFLFITIACGALSGFHSLISSGTTPKLLEKESQMRLIGYGGMLTESFVAIMALITACILNQHLYFVMNAPSAATGTTAETAAEYVNGLGLSGAPITPGEIDEAAASVGESSIISRTGGAPTLAFGMSEVLHQVFGGTALKAFWYHFAIMFEALFILTTVDAGTRVARFMLSDGLGNLGGPMKKLRNPSWRVGAWICSVVVVAAWGSILLMGVTDPLGGINTLFPLFGIANQLLAAIALTLVTVVVIKKGLLKWAWIPGVPLLWDLVVTLTASWQKIFSGDPKVGYWTQHFQYRNARDAGETAFGAAKDAGQLDAVIRNTFIQGSLSIIFAVLVVIVFVAGVVAALQAIRGRGLPLSEDDPVPSRIFAPSGMIATHAEKEVQKQWDAHVDSQASSVGSAPR